GAACCCTTTCCCCCGCACATCATCCCACTTAAGGCCTGTTATTTCCTCTGCAGCCCGGTTGAACGCCGTAATCCTGCCCTGTCCGTCTGTAGTAAGCAGCCCCGTACTCATGCATTGGGCAACATTTACATTAAATGCCTGGAGTTCCTCGATGTTGCTGTCTTTAGCCCTGAGCTCCTCCTTCATCCTCCTGAGTGTTTCGACTGCACTGCTGCCAAGATATGCAACTGCGAAGAATGCGGCAATGTGGAGTGACAACACATAGAATAATGTTTTTCCAGGAAGCGCCGTGCCTGTCAGGAATGGAAACAATTCATAAAACTGAGCATTTACAATCACCCCGTACGAGATGCTCGCTGCAGCGGCCGCCAAAAGGGCGCCTCTGCGATAAAGTAATATTGATGCCGGTATGATTGAGATGAGATATAAGAATACAAAGGGGCTTTCAACTCCCTCTGTTGCTGAAACGAGTGCTGTCACAAGGATTATGTCACTGAAGATCTGTATGTAGGCAGATACTCTGTGGCTGATTAATTTATAAAGGATTGCATAGATTATTGTGAAGAAATATGTAATTGCTATGAGGGAGTAAAAGGCTGGGATTAAAAACGGGCCTTCCTTGAATCTAATACCAAGGAATAGGAAAGAGCCCAGAAAAAGGGTCACAAAAACAACCCTTACAACCATTAAGCTTATAAGCTTTTTCCCCAGTTCTTCCAAATCTAACCCGGCTTATTACTACCTTCCATTATCCTATAGTCCCCGCTAACTTGAATATTGGCAGATACATGGCTACAACTATGAATCCTATAACCACACCAAGAAAAATCATCAAAATGGGTTCAAGAAGAGATGTCAGGATTCCTACCGTTGAATCAACTTCTTCATCATAAAAATCTGCGATCTTTGACAACATAGCATCCAATGCCCCTGTTGTCTCACCTACAGCTATCATCTGTACAACCATAGGTGGAAACACTTTGCTTGCTTCAAGGGGCTCAGAAAGGGTTTTCCCCTCACTTATGCTCTGCCTTGTAGCGTAGATTGCCTTTTCAACCACCTTATTTCCAGATGTCTTTGCAACAATGTCAAGGCCGTCCAATATAGGCACTCCACTGCTTATCAGTGTGCCAAGCGTTCTGGTAAACGTTGCAACCGAGATCTTCCTTGCAAGCATGCCAAATACAGGTAATTTCAAAACCATAGAGTCTATTACCATTCTACCTTTTTGGGTCTTGTAATATTTACGTACACCGAAGATTGCAGCGGCCAATATCCCTATGATAATAAGAATATTAGCACGCATGAAATTACTTGCACCAATTACCAATTGAGTCGGCACCGGTAGGGTCCCTCCAAAATCTGTAAACATTTTGGCAAAGATAGGTATAACATAGACAAGCAATACTATGATTACGATAAAGGCAACGGCTACAATTGTGGAGGGATAAAACAGGGCGGCCTTTACCTGGCGTTTAAGCTTTATATTCTTTTCTATGTATTTGGAAAGCCTGTTTAATATCGTATCCAGTATACCGCCAACCTCCCCTGCGGCGACCATATTCGCGTACAAGTCACCAAAAACTTCCGGATGCTTCTTAAGAGAATCTGCATATGTAGAGCCGGCCTCCACATCCTGCCTTATCTCGTTAATAATTGAGGCAAAGGCTTTATTATCAGCCTGTTTGGACAAGATGTCCAGGCACTGTACAAGTGGTAAACCTGCATCTATCATTGTGGCAAACTGACGGGTAAACAATGCTATATCCCTGTCAGAGGCCTTAGATTGAAAAGGTAAATTAATACTGAATTTCCTGGCACGTTTTGCAACAGAAGTAACCATTATATTCTGTTTGCGCATTATAGAAATTACTTCATCCTTATTTTGGGCAGTTAATTCTCCCTTCTGCCTTTGTCCCTCTCTGCTCCTGCCGCTCCACACATACGTTTCCATTATCTTACACCTCCTGCACCAACACCTCCCCTATTGATCATTGCCAGCAACTCTTCCGGCAGATTCGAACGACCTAACGCATCGTCTTTAGTGATAACTCCGCGTAAAAAAAGGTCATTAAGGGATTGGTTCATTGTTTGCATTCCATACTTGTTTTGACCTGTTTGCATGATTGAGTAGATCTGATGAACCTTGTCTTCTCTTATAAGGTTTCTGATAGCCGGATTAGGGACCATAACCTCCAGACAAAGAGCACGCCCCATACCACCCTTTTTCGGCAGTAATTGCTGTGAAATAACACCCTCAAGGACAAAGGAAAGCTGAGCCCTTATCTGCGGCTGCTGATGGGGGGGGAACACATCAATTATTCTGTTCATAGTCTGAGCACAGGAATTGGTGTGCAGTGTGGCAAAAGTAAGATGTCCTGTCTCTGATATTGTCAGCGCAGCCTCTATGGTCTCAAGGTCTCTCATCTCACCGATCAGTACAATATCAGGGTCCTGCCTCAAAATATATTTCAATGCATTCTTAAATGACTTGGTATCAGCATGAACTTCTCTCTGATTTACTACACACTTCTTGTGGGCATGTATAAACTCAATCGGATCTTCTATTGTGACTATATGTTCTTCACGCTCGGCATTAATCATATCAATCATAGTAGCCAGAGTGGTAGATTTCCCACTGCCGGTAGGGCCCGTAACAAGAATAAGACCACGTGGTTTCCTTACGAGATCTTTAATAACTTGAGGAAGACCCAGCTCTTCAAATGATCTTATATGAAATGGAATAGACCGGATAGCTGCAGCCACTGCACCCCTCTGGACAAATATATTTGCCCTGAATCTGCTAAGACCCTTAATACCAAATGAAAGATCAAGCTCGTTTTCTTCCTCAAAACGGTGTTTCTGGGATTCCGTCAGTATGCTATAGCACATCTGCTTAGTATCAGATGCAGTTAGCTCATTATTGCCTACAGGAGTCAACCTCCCATTAACCCTCATTTGCGGCGGCGAACCGGTTGTTATATGCAGATCCGACCCCCCCCGCTGAATGGTAAGCTGAAGCAGCTCATACAAATTTGCACTCATATTCCACCTCCTTGCAATGAGTATCTGCTGTTACGCTATCGTCATAATTACTATCCGAATGTAGTTCTCAGTATTTCTTCTACCGTTGTCACGCCCTCTTTAAGCTTTGTCAGCCCGCTCATCCTGAGTGTCTTCATACCTGAATCTACTGCCTTCTTCTTAACTTCTGCTGCTGATGCACCCTGCAGAATCAACTCCTTAATCTCATCATTAACTGTCAAAACCTCATATAATGCAACACGTCCTTTATACCCTGTGTTATTACATGCAGGACAACCTTTCCCCTTGTATGTGATAATTGACTCAACTTCCTGCTGGTTTATTCCTAAATCCAATAGGATAGCCGGGGTCATCTTTTCTTCCTCCCTGCACTCTTTACATATACGCCTCACCAGCCTCTGGGCTATTATCAATAATAAAGAAGAGGCAACAAGAAACGGTTCTATCCCCATATTCAGGAGCCTGGTAATTGTACTCGGTGCGTCGTTAGTGTGAAGTGTGCTCAAAACAAGATGTCCTGTAAGTGCGGCCTTGACAGCTATTTCAGCTGTCTCATAATCTCTTATCTCTCCAACGAGTACTACATCCGGGTCCTGTCTTAAGAAAGACCTGAGGGCCGCTGCAAAATTCAACCCTATTTCCTCTTTCATCTGAACCTGATTTACCCCAAAAAGGTTATATTCTACGGGGTCTTCTGCTGTCATGATATTGATGCCGACTTCATTTATCTGCTGAAGGGCAGCATAAAGTGTTGTACTCTTTCCGCTTCCAGTGGGACCGGTAACAAGCACCATACCAAATGGGGAATGAATGGCCTTCATAAGGTCATCAAGCGCCTGCTGCTCCCAGCCCATTTTTTTAAGATCAAGACTCAGAGCGCCCTTGTCGAGAATCCTCATTACTACCTTCTCACCAAAAAGACAGGGAAGTGTACTTACACGCAGGTCAATCTCCTTGTCTTTCATCTTCAGCTTTATCCTCCCATCCTGCGGGAGACGCCTTTCTGCAATATCAAGCTCCGCCATGATCTTCAGCCTCGATGTCAGGGCCGCCCTTAGCTTCATTGGAGGATTCATTACTTCATAAAGAACTCCGTCAATACGGTAACGGACACGGAACTTCTTTTCATACGCCTCAATATGGATATCACTTGCGCCCTTTTTTATTGCGTCTGATAAAATCAAATTTACCAGTTTGACAACCGGAGCCTCATCAACGGCCTCCTTCAGCTCTCTTAAATCAACCTTTTCCTCTGCATCAGCCTCTACTATGTCCAAACTGTCATCGCCGCCGTCCATGCTCTTCAGTACCTGCTGGAGGTTCATTGAGCTCGTATCATACATTTTAGCCATTGTGGCCTTGATGACACTCTCAGAAGAAACAACAACCTCGATGTCATAACCTGTCATAAACTTAATGTCATCAATTGCAAAAACATTAGAAGGATCCATCATGGCCACAGTCAGGACAGCCCCTACACGGCGAATTGGTATAACATTATACTTTTGAACCACCTCTGGAGGGATCAGTTTAGTGACTGAAGCGTCTATTTCAATCTTTGTGAGGTCAACGGACTGCACACCATATTGTTTACTCAGGAAATGCAGGAGTGTTTGTTCCGGAATATAATCGAGCTTAACTAAAATGCTGCCAAGACGCCCGCCTTCTTTTTGTTGAAATGCAAGGGCCTTTTCGAGTTGTTCTTCTGTAATAAGACTTTCATTGACAAGCATCTTTCCTATTTTGCTGATTATCACTTGTTCTCCAATAGTCAACTGCACGCAAAAGCAATCAGTCAGCAGTTTCTTAATAAACCTACCAACAATAAGCTCACTTTAAGATCTGCTTGAAGATAAACTCTGATGAAGTGCGTCTTGCAATACTTGTCTCATGACATGAACTGGCGGCTCAATACCGGTCCATAATTTAAAGGAGGCTGCTCCCTGAAAAATCAACATTCCTGAACCATTCATATACCCGCTGCACAACTCCTTTGCATATCTTATTAATTCGGTATCAGGAGGATTATAAATTAGGTCGCAGACAAAAAGATCTCTATGAAGGAATTCTCTGGGTACGGGAGAGGGATCTTCCTTCATTAGCCCTATAGAAGTTGTATTTACTACCATGTCAACGCTGTTTATTACGCCTCGTAAATCTTCAGGGTCCATTCCTTTAACGTCAAGATTAATTGAAGAAAAGTATTTACCAATCTGCTCTTTAAGGGACTTTCCCTTGCTGATAGTCCTGTTAGCAATAAGAATGGAACCGGCTCCTCCTCTTGCCAGAGAAAAAGCTACAGCCCTTGCTGCACCGCCGGCGCCTATAATCAGGATTGAGCGGCCATTAACAGACTGTCCGCATTCATTAAGGGAAGCAATAAAACCTTGTCCATCCGTGTTATGACCTACAAGTCTGTCACCGGAAACTGTAATTGTATTAACTGCCCCTATCATCTTTGCCTCTTCTGACAATTCTGAAAGACAAGATATTACACTTTCCTTATATGGAATAGTTACATTAAGTCCGGCGATATGCAAGGCTCGAATGGCGCTAATAGCTGTCTCTAAGTGTCCTGCATCAACAGGAAACGGGACATAGCAACAATCAAGTCCCAGAAACTCAAATGCGGCATTATGTAATACAGGTGAGAGGCTATGGCTGACAGGCCGTCCAATAATTCCAAAGACTTTCGATTTTCCAGTCACTTTCATGTGTTATTATATCATCTAATCCTTGAAAGACAAGATAAGCATGAACTAACTATAAAAAGTTCTAATCTCCCTGTATATATAATGTAATCCGGATAAAGCGGTAGCAGCAACTGTAACGACTAAAAAGCTATAGAGGACATATCCTTTTATTCCTGACAAGACTGTCAAAATTGTCAGCACCTGCAGAACTGTAGATGCCTTTCCTAAAACAGATGGCCTTATATGATATTTACTTATATCAATAAACCCCATCAGTACCAGCAAAGTAATACCTATTAAAACATCCCTTCCCACAATAACTATTGAAACCCATACTGGTATCATTTTTAACGCTGCAAGGGTGACAAACGAGGCAAAGAAAAGGAGCTTATCCGCAATAGGGTCAAGATATTCCCCTATCCTTGTTTTAAAACCCCATGTTCGTGCAATAAACCCATCCAGGGCATCGGAAATACCTGCTGCCGCCAGGACACCAAGCGCATACATGTTATGACCCCGGATCAGCAAAGATACAAATACCGGGATTAAAAGTATCCTTATGAAACTTATAAGATTGGGCAGATGCTTCAACAAGGTCTGTTCACTCTGTATTTCCGCTTTTATACAGGTACCTGTCAAGGGGTTTGTTGTAACTGGTAAAATCTCCCTCGCCCGTGTCTGTCAGGACAGCTTTGCGAAAAACATTGACCTTGGCGCTCAAATCATCCAGATTATGGAGTATGATCGCCTCCAGGGTCTGAGGTACCTTCGGCGAACCCCACTCATATGTCCCCTGATGACTGACTATGAGGTGCCTTAAGAGCATGGCAAGTTTGACTGGAAAGTCTCTGATTAAGCGGATCCTCTCATCCACCATCTCTACCCCTATCATTATATGTCCAACAAGCCTTCCTTCGTCAGTATAATCAAGGCTTCTATTGAACTTTAACTCCCGAACCTTACCGACATCATGTAAGATTGCCCCGGTAACGAGAAGATCCAGGTCTATCTCATCATAATGATTCTTCATATCCTTGCACAGGTCAACAATCTCGAGTGAGTGTTCAAGGAGTCCCCCCAGGAAAGCGTGGTGAATCTCCTTGGCTGCCGGAGCCGTCCTGAACAACCCCATGAATTCTTTATCTTCATAAAAGAGTGTCAGCAGTTTCTTTAAGAAAGGATTCTTGAGATTTCCTATTACTGCTAATAACCTTTTCTCGAGTGCATCAAAATCATATTCTGACACTGCAATAAAATCACTCAGATCAACCACCTCGTCTGCAATCTTCTCTACAGCCTTTATGTTGATCTCCTTTGTACCCTTATAACTGCTCATAACCCCTTTTATCATTACAATATCATCTGCAGCAAATCTGCCGGTCAATTCTTCAACATTGTCCCAGACTTTACCATCTATAATACCGGTCCTGTCGCACACCTTGAGCATAAGATAAGGCCTCCCGTCTTTTCTCAGAAGCTGCTGTTTAACTTTTACAAGAAAGATGTCTTCAACCTGGTCGCCATCTTTTATATTCGTAATTTCACTTATAAATATTGTTTTCATATTTATATCCTTTCCTTTGAGGGAATTATATGGAATAGTAATATGGCTGTCAACCGATTCAGACTGACGAATACTGTGTCTTTAATTTGACAAGCACATCCCGCTTTGTTACCATCCAGTAAATCTACTCACAGGGAGGTCATGCCATGAAACTAAAGACCATAGAACGGCATATACTTGAACAGCAGCGTAAATATCCTGAGGCATCGGGCGGGTTTTCCGGACTACTTTATGATATAGCACTGGCTGCAAAGATGATCTCAAAACAGGTCAACATGGCTGGTCTGGTCAACGTCATAGGCCCTACAGGAGATGTCAATATTCAGGGCGAGGTTGTACAAAAGATGGATACCTATGCTAACGAACTCCTGATTAATATATTGACAAACAGCGGTAAGGTCTGCGCAATTGCCTCAGAGGAAAATGAGAATATTGTTGAAATCCATGATGAGTTTCTGGTGGGTAAATACGCCATCAACATGGACCCCCTTGATGGATCTTCCAATATAGGCGCCAATGTAAGTATCGGAACGATATTCTCAATACATCGTAAAATAAGTAAAGGACATAAAGGGGCAGAAGAAGACTGCCTTCAGAAGGGGACACAACAGGCCTGTGCCGGCTATGTCATTTATGGGTCATCAACTATGCTGGTATACACTACAGGGACAGGTGTCCATGGATTTACATTAGATCCGACTGTCGGTGAGTTTATCCTTTCTCACGAGAACATTCAGATGCCGGAGCCTTGCAAAATATATAGTGTAAATGAAGGTAACTTTAATTACTGGGACAACGGCACAAAAAAATATATAGAATCTCTGAAGGAGGTGGATAAACCTACAAACCGTCCGTACACTTCACGATATATTGGCTCTCTCGTATCAGACTTTCACAGAAACCTTATATACGGCGGGATATTCCTGTATCCTGCTGATTACAAAAAAGACCCGAAAAATCCGGAGGGAAAACTCAGGTTACTGTTTGAGGCATCACCGATTGCATTTGTCGCTGAACAGGCCGGAGGATATGCAACCACTGGGACTCAAAGGATACTGGACATAAAGCCGGAACATCTGCACCACCGGGTTCCATTGATAGTGGGGAATAAGAATGAGGTTTTGCGGTATGAAGAGTTCGTGAAGAAGGGCTAAGGGATCTTTGACATCCTCCCTGACACTATTTATCTTCTTGGTTTACTCAATTTCATATGACTGCATAACGACTGAGAGCCTTCGACTATATCAACTGTAAGCGTCTAATTAAGCGCATCCCTCAGAATTTCATATTGATGATGAGTTCACGATCTGCGTACTGAGGCAGCAGTGCCTTGTAATCTGAGTCACTCGTAACCACAGGCAGCCGTTCAAAGAGATATCTGAGGTATCTGTATGGCTTCAATCCATTGGTCTTTTCAATATCATAGACTTTGGATAGTTCGCTTAATCTCTTGCAATTCTCGGACTCTAATAATGGCTTCGCCGCGTAAAGGGAAATGCATGACAAAAACTTTTGACGCGCTTATATTTTCTTGCCAGCCAAAAGAGAAATCCTTTGATCCGGCGTACTTTTCATACGTGACTTTGCCGATGAAGCAGACCACCTTCGGCATCTCAGCTTTTATAATACGAGAAATCTTTTTACGGCCGGGCAACTCCTCGTGCTTCTTAATCCCTGTTATATCTCGCGTCGGTCTATCAATAATGTTCACGAATCCAAGCTCATATACCGTATTAAATTTTTCTTTGTAGACACGTTCCAATGTCTTGTCGTCGCGCAATTCGTCTCTTTTCTCCTTAATGAGACCGGCGTCCGAGAGGAGGTACCAAAAGAGCTTATTGTTGGAAAACGGCACTCGACGATTGAACGATCCGGGATGAGGATTAATACCCACGAAAAGTATTCCCGGCTTCTTGTATCTATAGCGGATCATGTTTCAGGCCCGGGATATATGATCTGCCCTTTCTTTACTTTCAAAAAAGGCGTCAGGCGGTGCTTTGTGGCGGAGGTGCGGCTCATGATGTCTTTCACTGTCCACCCTCTTTTCGTGAGTGCGTCGGCAATAAGCGAGCGGTGGCATCGCCACGGCACGGCTTCGGCGCACATGATAGTTGTTTCTCTCAAACTAGCGGTCTTTATAAGGGCTTCCAGACCTTCTGAGAATTCAGGCGTTGCCATGTAATCGGCGAATCCTCTAAATGAGGCGTTGCGCCAACCGAGATTTAACGAATCTTTCGTTGAGTGGCGTAGCCCTCCGAGTTTTTGTACATGCTTATACCGTATGTGCGCCCGTTGTAATGATTCTTTGAGCGTCTCTGAATTGAACTGAGGGTTATGGCGCGACTTTGGTATTGACCTTACGTCAATGATCTCTTTAATACCATGTGCCTGTAACAGCTCCACAAATTCACCGATAGGATGAGTAGAATGGCCGATGGTAAATATTACAGGTTTCTTCATAGTGCATTTTTTGTATCTTTATTTTCCATTAAGTATCAGCATTTTTATTCAGTGAGTGGCCTGTCAACGCAAAATGAGGCGGCGAAGCATATCGGTGAATTCGCTTTCAAGGTGCAGGGCGATTTTAAGTTTTGTTACAGGTTCAGTTGAAAGCAGCTTGCCGGTATCCGGCATGACAATGTCAGGTGCAAGCTCTAAAAACGGAACAGCCACAAACGAATAGGTGTAAATTGACGGATCTGGCAGGCGAAGGCCGGGCTCATTAATTACTGATGTCCCGTACAGAATGAGGTCGAGGTCGATAGTTCGCGGTGCGAATTTATCGTCAGAACGCACGCGGCCAAGGCGTACTTCAATTTTTCGCAGGATATCAAATTTTATTTCGTGCGGTTGATGATCGGTTTTAATTCTGACAACGCCATTTAGAAAATAAGGCTGCGCAGAGGCGCTGACGGCGACGGTCTTGTAGAAATTAGAAATGGCGGCAATCGGCATTTGTGTGCTGAGCATAGTCAAGGCGCGGCAAATATTGTCCTTCGGATCGATATTTGAGCCAACGGCAATAAAGGCATCGGCCACAGGCCCGGTATGCAATATTTCAGTCATCGCTGCGCATCCTGAAAATTTCGATTCCGACGCTTTTTGCGTATCGCAGTGCGCCGGGTTTCTCAACTCGTATAGTTACGGCCTTGACGACTGGGTGGGTAAGACAAATCTGAGCGATGCTGCCTGCCAGCCGCTCGACAAGATAGAAACTTGAGCTTTCCACTGTTGTGACTATCTGCTTTTTTATTTCTTTGTAGTCAATGGAATCATTAATGCGGTCGTTTTGACAGGGAAGTCTCAAATCGGCATAAAGAGTGATGTTAATGAGCACATCCTGTTTTTGCGTGCGCTCCCAGTCGTTTAGGCCGATAACGCATCGAAGCAGCAGATCAGTAATACAAATTTTGTCGAACTTTTCTCTATCCATAAATCTTCATCCGTACGTATTGCCAATAAGGTGTCTGCCGCCATCGACATAAATGACCTGGCCGGTGACAAATTCGTTATCTATCAGAAAGCGGACGGCGGCCGTGATCTGGCCGACATTACCGATGTTGTTGAGCGGATTGGTGGATTTAAGCTGCTCAAGATAAGCCCGATCTTTACCGGCCGGAGGCAGTATCAGACCCGGTGCAACAGCATTGACGCGGACATTAGGGGCAAATTCGAGCGCCATCATTTTTGTCAGTGCAAAGAGTGTGCGCTTGGCCAGATGATACGCGGCGTGCTGACGGTCGTAATCGGTAATACGTGAATCAAGAAAATTAATGATCACCGGCAGCACGGCCGACGCACGATGTTTGTTCAAGCTGGCAAATGAACGGGAAAGCAGAAACGGTGCGAAGGCATTGGTCATCATGTTGCGCTGGATGTCTTCCATTGAAATTTCAGTAAGGCCGCCGGTTTCAAAAATTGAGGCATTGTTAATGAGCACATCGATCGGCCCTGCTATGTCCCATACTCGCTTGAGCAGATTTTGCGCCTCAGCAGGGGATTCAAGGTTTGCGGCAATCGTAAAGGTCGTGGTTCCGTTGTCGCGGATTTCTTTGGCCAATTCTTCAGCAGCTGATTGAGACGAGCGGTAATGAATAACTACGGCGGCGGCTTGATGAGCGAGATATCGTGCTAATTCCCGGCCGATCCGATTGGCTGCGCCGGTGATCAAATAGGTTCGTTTTGAGTTTTGCAATGCCGTCATCAAAGTCCTCGCGTTATACTATCATTGTTTCTTTCCGCATGCCGCCAGAAATTCCGCTCGCAGCGCTGAATCGCCATCATAATTTCCACGCCAAAACATCGTGCGGCTAATGGAAGATATTTCTTTAACGCCGCGCATCTCGACGCATAAGTGATGCGCCTCAATGTACACGGCGACCCCGTGAGGAAGAAGAAGTTGGTTGAGGGTGTCAGCGATCTGTTGACCGATTCGTTCCTGTACCTCAAAA
This window of the Nitrospirota bacterium genome carries:
- a CDS encoding type II secretion system F family protein, whose protein sequence is METYVWSGRSREGQRQKGELTAQNKDEVISIMRKQNIMVTSVAKRARKFSINLPFQSKASDRDIALFTRQFATMIDAGLPLVQCLDILSKQADNKAFASIINEIRQDVEAGSTYADSLKKHPEVFGDLYANMVAAGEVGGILDTILNRLSKYIEKNIKLKRQVKAALFYPSTIVAVAFIVIIVLLVYVIPIFAKMFTDFGGTLPVPTQLVIGASNFMRANILIIIGILAAAIFGVRKYYKTQKGRMVIDSMVLKLPVFGMLARKISVATFTRTLGTLISSGVPILDGLDIVAKTSGNKVVEKAIYATRQSISEGKTLSEPLEASKVFPPMVVQMIAVGETTGALDAMLSKIADFYDEEVDSTVGILTSLLEPILMIFLGVVIGFIVVAMYLPIFKLAGTIG
- a CDS encoding type IV pilus twitching motility protein PilT, which produces MSANLYELLQLTIQRGGSDLHITTGSPPQMRVNGRLTPVGNNELTASDTKQMCYSILTESQKHRFEEENELDLSFGIKGLSRFRANIFVQRGAVAAAIRSIPFHIRSFEELGLPQVIKDLVRKPRGLILVTGPTGSGKSTTLATMIDMINAEREEHIVTIEDPIEFIHAHKKCVVNQREVHADTKSFKNALKYILRQDPDIVLIGEMRDLETIEAALTISETGHLTFATLHTNSCAQTMNRIIDVFPPHQQPQIRAQLSFVLEGVISQQLLPKKGGMGRALCLEVMVPNPAIRNLIREDKVHQIYSIMQTGQNKYGMQTMNQSLNDLFLRGVITKDDALGRSNLPEELLAMINRGGVGAGGVR
- the pilB gene encoding type IV-A pilus assembly ATPase PilB, giving the protein MIISKIGKMLVNESLITEEQLEKALAFQQKEGGRLGSILVKLDYIPEQTLLHFLSKQYGVQSVDLTKIEIDASVTKLIPPEVVQKYNVIPIRRVGAVLTVAMMDPSNVFAIDDIKFMTGYDIEVVVSSESVIKATMAKMYDTSSMNLQQVLKSMDGGDDSLDIVEADAEEKVDLRELKEAVDEAPVVKLVNLILSDAIKKGASDIHIEAYEKKFRVRYRIDGVLYEVMNPPMKLRAALTSRLKIMAELDIAERRLPQDGRIKLKMKDKEIDLRVSTLPCLFGEKVVMRILDKGALSLDLKKMGWEQQALDDLMKAIHSPFGMVLVTGPTGSGKSTTLYAALQQINEVGINIMTAEDPVEYNLFGVNQVQMKEEIGLNFAAALRSFLRQDPDVVLVGEIRDYETAEIAVKAALTGHLVLSTLHTNDAPSTITRLLNMGIEPFLVASSLLLIIAQRLVRRICKECREEEKMTPAILLDLGINQQEVESIITYKGKGCPACNNTGYKGRVALYEVLTVNDEIKELILQGASAAEVKKKAVDSGMKTLRMSGLTKLKEGVTTVEEILRTTFG
- a CDS encoding shikimate dehydrogenase, which gives rise to MKVTGKSKVFGIIGRPVSHSLSPVLHNAAFEFLGLDCCYVPFPVDAGHLETAISAIRALHIAGLNVTIPYKESVISCLSELSEEAKMIGAVNTITVSGDRLVGHNTDGQGFIASLNECGQSVNGRSILIIGAGGAARAVAFSLARGGAGSILIANRTISKGKSLKEQIGKYFSSINLDVKGMDPEDLRGVINSVDMVVNTTSIGLMKEDPSPVPREFLHRDLFVCDLIYNPPDTELIRYAKELCSGYMNGSGMLIFQGAASFKLWTGIEPPVHVMRQVLQDALHQSLSSSRS
- a CDS encoding CDP-alcohol phosphatidyltransferase family protein, with protein sequence MLKHLPNLISFIRILLIPVFVSLLIRGHNMYALGVLAAAGISDALDGFIARTWGFKTRIGEYLDPIADKLLFFASFVTLAALKMIPVWVSIVIVGRDVLIGITLLVLMGFIDISKYHIRPSVLGKASTVLQVLTILTVLSGIKGYVLYSFLVVTVAATALSGLHYIYREIRTFYS
- a CDS encoding HD domain-containing protein; this encodes MKTIFISEITNIKDGDQVEDIFLVKVKQQLLRKDGRPYLMLKVCDRTGIIDGKVWDNVEELTGRFAADDIVMIKGVMSSYKGTKEINIKAVEKIADEVVDLSDFIAVSEYDFDALEKRLLAVIGNLKNPFLKKLLTLFYEDKEFMGLFRTAPAAKEIHHAFLGGLLEHSLEIVDLCKDMKNHYDEIDLDLLVTGAILHDVGKVRELKFNRSLDYTDEGRLVGHIMIGVEMVDERIRLIRDFPVKLAMLLRHLIVSHQGTYEWGSPKVPQTLEAIILHNLDDLSAKVNVFRKAVLTDTGEGDFTSYNKPLDRYLYKSGNTE
- the fbp gene encoding class 1 fructose-bisphosphatase, with protein sequence MKLKTIERHILEQQRKYPEASGGFSGLLYDIALAAKMISKQVNMAGLVNVIGPTGDVNIQGEVVQKMDTYANELLINILTNSGKVCAIASEENENIVEIHDEFLVGKYAINMDPLDGSSNIGANVSIGTIFSIHRKISKGHKGAEEDCLQKGTQQACAGYVIYGSSTMLVYTTGTGVHGFTLDPTVGEFILSHENIQMPEPCKIYSVNEGNFNYWDNGTKKYIESLKEVDKPTNRPYTSRYIGSLVSDFHRNLIYGGIFLYPADYKKDPKNPEGKLRLLFEASPIAFVAEQAGGYATTGTQRILDIKPEHLHHRVPLIVGNKNEVLRYEEFVKKG
- a CDS encoding transposase domain-containing protein produces the protein MKPYRYLRYLFERLPVVTSDSDYKALLPQYADRELIINMKF
- a CDS encoding DUF488 domain-containing protein codes for the protein MKKPVIFTIGHSTHPIGEFVELLQAHGIKEIIDVRSIPKSRHNPQFNSETLKESLQRAHIRYKHVQKLGGLRHSTKDSLNLGWRNASFRGFADYMATPEFSEGLEALIKTASLRETTIMCAEAVPWRCHRSLIADALTKRGWTVKDIMSRTSATKHRLTPFLKVKKGQIIYPGPET
- the folK gene encoding 2-amino-4-hydroxy-6-hydroxymethyldihydropteridine diphosphokinase, with amino-acid sequence MTEILHTGPVADAFIAVGSNIDPKDNICRALTMLSTQMPIAAISNFYKTVAVSASAQPYFLNGVVRIKTDHQPHEIKFDILRKIEVRLGRVRSDDKFAPRTIDLDLILYGTSVINEPGLRLPDPSIYTYSFVAVPFLELAPDIVMPDTGKLLSTEPVTKLKIALHLESEFTDMLRRLILR
- the folB gene encoding dihydroneopterin aldolase, with amino-acid sequence MDREKFDKICITDLLLRCVIGLNDWERTQKQDVLINITLYADLRLPCQNDRINDSIDYKEIKKQIVTTVESSSFYLVERLAGSIAQICLTHPVVKAVTIRVEKPGALRYAKSVGIEIFRMRSDD
- a CDS encoding SDR family oxidoreductase; its protein translation is MTALQNSKRTYLITGAANRIGRELARYLAHQAAAVVIHYRSSQSAAEELAKEIRDNGTTTFTIAANLESPAEAQNLLKRVWDIAGPIDVLINNASIFETGGLTEISMEDIQRNMMTNAFAPFLLSRSFASLNKHRASAVLPVIINFLDSRITDYDRQHAAYHLAKRTLFALTKMMALEFAPNVRVNAVAPGLILPPAGKDRAYLEQLKSTNPLNNIGNVGQITAAVRFLIDNEFVTGQVIYVDGGRHLIGNTYG